A genomic region of Dickeya solani IPO 2222 contains the following coding sequences:
- a CDS encoding lipoprotein: MKKSGLAALALLGTLLVSGCNQLAQYSLSEQEINQYLQQHNDYQKQLGVPGVLDAQITLTELTSQIGRAEPGKVTLSGNAKVDISSLLGKQQADMKLTLKAQPVFNKEEGAIYLKDMELVDYSVQPEKLQTVLQTLTPYLNQSLKSYFDQKPAYVLNPERNNKEALAKKLAKGIEVKPGQLVIMLTD, from the coding sequence ATGAAAAAATCGGGACTGGCCGCTCTGGCGCTGCTGGGCACGCTGCTGGTAAGCGGCTGTAACCAATTGGCGCAATACAGCCTGAGCGAGCAGGAAATTAATCAGTATTTACAGCAGCATAATGACTACCAGAAGCAACTGGGCGTTCCCGGCGTGCTGGATGCGCAAATCACGCTGACCGAGCTGACCAGCCAGATTGGCCGAGCGGAACCCGGCAAAGTGACGCTGAGCGGCAACGCCAAGGTCGATATCAGTTCGCTGCTGGGTAAACAGCAGGCGGACATGAAACTGACGCTCAAAGCCCAGCCGGTGTTCAACAAGGAAGAAGGCGCCATCTATCTGAAAGACATGGAGCTGGTGGATTACAGCGTTCAGCCGGAAAAATTACAAACGGTGCTGCAAACGCTGACGCCCTACCTGAATCAGTCGTTGAAAAGCTACTTTGACCAGAAACCCGCCTACGTGTTGAATCCGGAGCGCAACAACAAAGAAGCGCTGGCGAAGAAACTGGCCAAAGGCATCGAAGTGAAACCCGGCCAACTGGTTATCATGTTGACCGATTAA
- the rimJ gene encoding ribosomal protein S5-alanine N-acetyltransferase gives MFGYRSTTPRVRLTTDRLVVRLAHERDAWRLAEYYVENRDFLKPWEPVRDASHCYPSGWQARLSVICDMHKQGSAYYFLLLDPDENEVRGVANFSNVLRGSFHACYLGYSLGKKWQGQGMMYEALQSALHYMQRQQHMHRIMANYMPHNQRSGNLLARLGFEKEGYAKNYLLIDGMWQDHVLTALTNHEWTPMR, from the coding sequence ATGTTTGGCTATCGCTCAACGACACCCAGGGTCCGTCTGACCACGGATCGACTGGTGGTCCGTCTGGCGCACGAACGCGATGCCTGGCGTCTGGCTGAGTATTACGTGGAAAACCGTGATTTTTTGAAACCCTGGGAGCCGGTGCGTGATGCCAGCCACTGTTATCCCTCCGGCTGGCAGGCGCGGCTGAGCGTGATCTGCGATATGCACAAACAGGGCAGCGCCTACTACTTTTTGCTGCTGGACCCGGATGAAAATGAGGTGCGCGGCGTCGCCAACTTCAGCAATGTGCTGCGCGGTTCTTTTCACGCATGCTACCTCGGCTATTCGCTGGGCAAAAAATGGCAGGGGCAAGGGATGATGTACGAGGCGTTGCAGTCGGCGCTGCATTACATGCAGCGTCAGCAACATATGCACCGCATCATGGCTAACTATATGCCGCACAATCAGCGCAGTGGCAACCTGCTGGCCCGGCTTGGGTTCGAAAAGGAAGGCTACGCCAAAAACTACTTGTTGATTGACGGCATGTGGCAGGACCACGTGCTGACCGCCCTGACTAACCATGAATGGACGCCGATGCGCTGA
- a CDS encoding TorD/DmsD family molecular chaperone, whose protein sequence is MNEFSVVCRILGTLFNRPPQDPLMAPLFNLIAQGKLAQQWPLAQDELMARWQHSVDLPAMGADYEALFGAQPAVPPHRSSWDPAAQEAEVRAFLQQRGMPLGDGPVDHFGALLLAASWLEDQAQEDETAAQSAFFDRYLLAWSDRFLGKVESHATTAFYRTLAIICREALEAMRDELAEAEDDETDDEASEE, encoded by the coding sequence ATGAATGAATTTTCCGTGGTGTGCCGCATTCTCGGCACCCTGTTTAACCGCCCGCCGCAGGACCCGCTGATGGCGCCGTTATTTAACCTGATTGCGCAAGGCAAGCTGGCGCAGCAATGGCCGCTGGCGCAGGACGAGCTGATGGCGCGCTGGCAGCACAGCGTTGATTTGCCGGCGATGGGCGCTGATTATGAGGCATTGTTCGGCGCGCAGCCGGCGGTGCCGCCGCACCGTTCCAGTTGGGACCCGGCAGCGCAAGAGGCCGAAGTGCGCGCGTTTTTGCAACAGCGCGGCATGCCGCTGGGAGACGGGCCGGTAGACCATTTTGGCGCCTTGCTGCTGGCTGCGTCCTGGCTGGAAGATCAGGCGCAGGAAGATGAAACCGCCGCGCAGTCGGCGTTTTTCGATCGCTATCTGCTGGCGTGGAGCGATCGTTTTCTGGGCAAGGTGGAAAGCCATGCCACCACCGCGTTTTATCGCACACTGGCGATCATTTGCCGTGAAGCGTTGGAAGCAATGCGCGATGAGCTGGCGGAAGCGGAAGACGACGAGACGGATGACGAGGCGTCTGAAGAGTGA
- the argS gene encoding arginine--tRNA ligase: MNIQALLSEKVHQAMITAGAPADSEAMVRQSAKAQFGDYQANGIMAAAKKLGMPPRQLAEKVVQTLQLDGIAVKTEIAGPGFINIFLDPQWLSGQLEHALTAPKLGVSAVEPQTIVVDYSAPNVAKEMHVGNLRSTIIGDAAVRTLEFLGHKVIRANHVGDWGTQFGMLIAHLEDVQNDTTSDLELADLEAFYREAKKYYDEDAVFAERARGYVVKLQSGDEYCRSMWRKLVDITMIQNQHSYDRLNVSLTPNDVMGESLYNAMLPEIVADLKTKGLAVESEGAIVVYLDEYKNKEGEAMGVIIQKKDGGYLYTTTDIACAKYRYEKLGANRVLYYIDSRQHQHLMQAWSIVRKAGYVPESVSLEHHMFGMMLGKDGKPFKTRAGGTIKLSELLDEAYERAMTLIAGKNPEMDRTELEQLAQVVSVGAVKYADLSKNRTTDYIFDWDNMLAFEGNTAPYMQYAYTRVSSIFKRAGVEEASLTQPIVLTAEHEQALATRLLQFEETVTTVARDGTPHVMCAYLYDLAGLFSGFYENCPILNADSDSTRQSRLKLALLTAKTLKTGLETLGIQTVEKM; the protein is encoded by the coding sequence GTGAATATTCAGGCTCTTCTTTCAGAAAAAGTCCATCAGGCAATGATTACGGCGGGCGCGCCCGCTGACAGCGAAGCAATGGTTCGCCAGTCAGCAAAAGCGCAATTTGGTGATTATCAGGCAAATGGCATCATGGCGGCCGCCAAGAAACTGGGCATGCCCCCGCGCCAGCTTGCCGAGAAAGTAGTACAAACGCTGCAGCTGGATGGCATTGCAGTCAAAACGGAAATTGCCGGTCCCGGTTTCATCAATATCTTTCTCGACCCCCAATGGCTATCCGGCCAGTTGGAACACGCGCTGACCGCCCCAAAACTGGGCGTCTCTGCGGTTGAGCCGCAAACTATCGTCGTTGACTACTCGGCTCCCAACGTGGCTAAAGAGATGCATGTCGGCAACCTGCGCTCGACCATCATTGGCGATGCCGCCGTGCGTACTCTGGAATTCCTCGGCCATAAGGTTATCCGCGCCAACCACGTCGGTGACTGGGGCACCCAGTTCGGTATGCTGATTGCTCATCTGGAAGATGTGCAAAACGACACCACCAGCGATCTGGAACTGGCGGATCTGGAAGCGTTCTACCGTGAAGCGAAAAAATACTACGACGAAGATGCCGTCTTCGCCGAACGCGCCCGTGGCTACGTCGTGAAACTGCAAAGCGGCGACGAGTATTGCCGTTCAATGTGGCGCAAGCTGGTGGATATCACCATGATCCAAAACCAGCACAGCTATGACCGTCTGAACGTGTCGCTGACCCCAAATGACGTCATGGGCGAAAGCCTCTACAACGCCATGCTGCCGGAAATCGTCGCGGACCTGAAAACCAAAGGGCTGGCGGTGGAAAGCGAAGGCGCCATCGTGGTCTATCTGGACGAGTACAAAAACAAGGAAGGCGAAGCGATGGGCGTCATCATCCAGAAAAAGGATGGCGGCTACCTTTATACCACTACCGATATCGCCTGCGCCAAATACCGTTATGAGAAACTGGGCGCCAACCGTGTGCTGTACTATATCGACTCCCGCCAGCATCAACACCTGATGCAAGCCTGGAGCATCGTGCGTAAAGCCGGTTACGTGCCGGAATCCGTCAGCCTGGAACACCACATGTTCGGCATGATGCTGGGTAAAGACGGCAAGCCGTTTAAAACCCGCGCTGGCGGCACCATCAAACTGTCCGAACTGCTGGACGAAGCCTACGAACGCGCGATGACGCTGATTGCCGGCAAGAATCCGGAAATGGATCGCACCGAACTGGAACAGCTGGCGCAAGTGGTCTCGGTGGGCGCGGTCAAATACGCCGACCTGTCGAAAAACCGCACCACCGACTACATCTTCGACTGGGATAACATGCTGGCGTTTGAAGGCAACACCGCACCCTATATGCAGTATGCCTACACCCGCGTGTCATCGATCTTCAAACGCGCCGGGGTAGAAGAAGCCAGCCTGACCCAGCCGATTGTACTGACCGCCGAGCATGAACAAGCGCTGGCGACGCGTCTGCTGCAGTTCGAAGAGACCGTTACCACCGTGGCTCGCGACGGCACGCCGCATGTCATGTGCGCTTACCTGTACGATCTGGCCGGGCTGTTCTCCGGTTTTTACGAAAACTGTCCGATCCTCAACGCCGACAGCGACAGCACACGTCAAAGCCGCCTCAAACTGGCGCTGCTGACCGCCAAAACGCTGAAAACCGGCCTGGAAACGCTCGGTATCCAGACCGTTGAGAAGATGTAA
- a CDS encoding YceH family protein, with protein MKYQLTPREARVIGCLLEKQVTTPEQYPMSLNGLTAACNQKTNREPVMDLTENEVQQTLDLLVKRHFLRTVSGFGNRVMKYEHRFCNSEFGDLKFSTTEVALMTTLLLRGVQTPGELRTRAARLYEFADMEAVENVLQQLQQREDGPFVARLAREPGKRESRFMHLFSGEVADVAPTDPVDEPAEGGLAARVSALENEVAELRAQLAALQERLA; from the coding sequence ATGAAATATCAACTGACGCCCCGCGAAGCGCGGGTAATCGGGTGCCTGCTGGAAAAACAGGTGACCACCCCGGAACAGTACCCGATGTCCCTGAATGGCCTGACCGCCGCCTGTAATCAGAAAACCAACCGCGAGCCGGTGATGGACCTGACCGAAAACGAGGTACAGCAAACGCTTGATCTGCTGGTCAAACGGCATTTTCTGCGTACCGTCAGCGGTTTTGGCAACCGGGTGATGAAGTATGAACACCGTTTCTGCAACTCCGAATTCGGCGACCTGAAGTTTTCGACGACCGAAGTGGCGCTGATGACCACCTTGCTGCTGCGCGGCGTTCAGACGCCGGGCGAACTGCGTACCCGTGCGGCCCGCTTGTACGAGTTTGCCGATATGGAGGCGGTGGAGAACGTACTGCAGCAACTGCAACAGCGCGAGGACGGGCCCTTTGTGGCGAGGCTGGCGCGGGAGCCGGGCAAGCGTGAAAGCCGGTTCATGCATCTGTTCAGCGGCGAGGTGGCGGATGTCGCGCCCACTGATCCAGTCGATGAACCGGCCGAAGGCGGGCTGGCCGCGCGGGTTTCCGCACTCGAAAACGAGGTCGCTGAGTTGCGAGCACAACTGGCCGCGCTACAGGAACGCCTCGCCTGA
- the murJ gene encoding murein biosynthesis integral membrane protein MurJ, producing the protein MNLLKSLAAVSSMTMLSRVLGFARDAIVARVFGAGMATDAFFVAFKLPNLLRRIFAEGAFSQAFVPILAEYKSQQGEEATRTFLAYVSGMLTLILALVTVAGMLAAPWVIMVTAPGFASTPERFELTSALLRITFPYILLISLTSMAGSVLNTWNRFSVPAFAPTLLNISMIGFALLGTRWFNPPVMALGWAVVAGGVLQLGYQLPHLKKIGMLVLPRIKFRDPSVSRVMKLMAPAILGVSVSQISLIINTIFASFLSQGAVSWMYYADRLMEFPSGVLGVALGTILLPSLSKSVASGNQEEYSRLLDWGLRLCFLLALPATVALGLLAKPLTVALFQYGKFSAFDALMTQRALVAYSIGLMGLILVKVLVPGFYARQDIKTPVKIGLATLVMTQVMNLIFIGPLQHAGLSLSIGLASCINAALLFWQLRRQRIFEPQQGWTAFLIKLVVAVIVMSLVLIALCLWMPPWEQGSMTARLLRLSAVVVAGAGSYFACLALLGFRLKDFSRRSI; encoded by the coding sequence ATGAATCTACTGAAATCACTGGCTGCGGTCAGTTCCATGACCATGCTTTCCCGTGTGCTGGGGTTCGCGCGTGACGCGATCGTCGCCCGCGTGTTCGGCGCCGGTATGGCGACCGACGCATTTTTTGTGGCGTTCAAGCTGCCGAATCTGTTGCGGCGAATTTTTGCCGAAGGCGCGTTTTCCCAGGCGTTTGTACCGATTCTGGCGGAATACAAGAGCCAGCAGGGCGAGGAGGCGACACGCACCTTTCTGGCCTATGTGTCCGGGATGCTAACGCTGATACTGGCGCTGGTGACGGTAGCCGGGATGCTGGCCGCGCCCTGGGTGATCATGGTGACCGCGCCGGGGTTTGCCTCGACGCCGGAACGCTTTGAGCTGACCTCGGCGCTGCTGCGGATTACCTTTCCCTATATTTTGCTGATTTCGCTGACGTCGATGGCGGGGTCGGTGCTGAACACCTGGAACCGCTTTTCGGTGCCGGCGTTTGCGCCTACCTTACTGAACATCAGCATGATTGGTTTTGCGTTGCTGGGCACCCGCTGGTTTAACCCGCCGGTGATGGCGCTGGGCTGGGCGGTCGTGGCCGGCGGGGTGTTGCAACTGGGCTACCAACTGCCGCATCTGAAGAAAATCGGCATGCTGGTGCTGCCGCGTATCAAGTTCCGCGACCCCAGCGTCAGCCGGGTGATGAAGCTGATGGCGCCGGCGATTCTCGGTGTGTCGGTCAGCCAGATTTCACTGATCATCAACACTATTTTTGCGTCGTTCCTCAGCCAGGGCGCGGTGTCCTGGATGTACTACGCCGATCGGCTGATGGAGTTTCCGTCCGGCGTGCTCGGTGTGGCGCTGGGGACGATTCTGCTGCCGTCATTGTCGAAAAGCGTTGCCAGCGGTAATCAGGAAGAATATTCCCGGCTGTTGGACTGGGGACTGCGGCTCTGTTTCCTGCTGGCGCTGCCGGCCACGGTGGCGCTGGGGCTGCTGGCCAAGCCGCTGACCGTGGCATTGTTCCAGTACGGTAAATTCAGCGCGTTTGACGCCCTGATGACCCAGCGTGCGCTGGTCGCTTACTCGATCGGGCTGATGGGGTTGATTCTGGTAAAAGTGCTGGTGCCGGGTTTTTACGCACGGCAGGATATTAAAACGCCGGTGAAAATTGGCCTGGCGACGCTGGTGATGACCCAGGTGATGAACCTGATATTTATTGGCCCGCTGCAACATGCCGGGCTGTCGCTGTCGATTGGTCTGGCGTCCTGTATCAACGCCGCGCTGTTGTTCTGGCAGTTGCGTCGTCAGCGCATCTTTGAACCCCAGCAGGGCTGGACGGCGTTTCTGATCAAACTGGTCGTTGCGGTCATTGTCATGTCCCTGGTCCTGATCGCCCTATGCCTGTGGATGCCGCCCTGGGAGCAGGGCAGCATGACCGCGCGTCTGTTGCGTTTGTCGGCGGTGGTTGTCGCCGGCGCCGGCAGTTATTTCGCCTGCCTGGCCTTGCTGGGCTTCCGCCTGAAAGATTTTTCCCGCCGGAGTATTTGA
- a CDS encoding Gfo/Idh/MocA family protein, with translation MRLLRIGVAGLGDIARKAYLPILSQAEHWQLAGAWSPGQERARQLCQQYRITCFSSLAALSSQCDAVFVHSSTASHYEVVNTLLLAGKHVYVDKPLAETLAQAEELVALAASRNLLLMVGFNRRFAPLYQRLRQLRPAPDSLRMEKHRSDNIGPHPLAFTLLDDYLHVVDTALWLAEAPDAPATLCGGLLRCNPQGQLIYAEHQFQNAHGMITTSMHRQAGSQRESVQLVNDGGWYQVDNLREWREERGGTVSLHPAPSWQSTLEQRGFAGAVRHFIDAVVSHTPPLTSGDQALRAQRVIETLVRKR, from the coding sequence ATGAGATTATTACGTATCGGGGTGGCCGGATTGGGCGATATCGCCCGCAAGGCGTATTTGCCGATCTTGTCACAGGCTGAGCACTGGCAACTGGCGGGCGCCTGGTCGCCGGGGCAGGAGCGGGCCCGGCAACTGTGCCAGCAGTATCGTATTACTTGTTTTTCCTCTCTGGCGGCGCTGAGCAGCCAGTGTGATGCAGTGTTTGTACACAGCAGCACCGCCAGCCACTACGAGGTGGTCAACACGCTGCTGTTGGCTGGCAAACACGTCTATGTGGATAAGCCGCTGGCGGAAACGCTGGCGCAGGCGGAAGAACTGGTGGCGCTGGCGGCCAGCCGCAATCTGTTGCTGATGGTGGGGTTCAACCGTCGTTTTGCGCCGCTTTATCAACGGCTCAGGCAATTGCGGCCGGCCCCGGACAGCCTGCGTATGGAAAAACACCGCAGCGATAATATCGGGCCGCACCCGCTGGCGTTTACCCTGCTGGATGACTATTTGCACGTGGTGGATACCGCCCTGTGGCTGGCGGAAGCGCCGGATGCGCCGGCCACGCTGTGCGGCGGCCTGCTACGCTGCAACCCACAGGGGCAGTTGATTTACGCCGAGCACCAGTTCCAGAACGCTCATGGGATGATCACCACCAGTATGCACCGTCAGGCCGGCAGCCAGCGTGAAAGCGTACAACTGGTCAACGATGGCGGCTGGTATCAGGTGGATAACCTGCGCGAGTGGCGTGAAGAGCGCGGCGGCACGGTGTCGCTGCATCCGGCGCCGTCCTGGCAGAGCACGCTGGAACAGCGTGGTTTTGCGGGCGCGGTCCGGCATTTTATCGACGCGGTAGTTTCACACACGCCGCCGTTAACCTCCGGCGATCAGGCGTTGCGCGCGCAACGGGTGATCGAGACGTTAGTGAGAAAACGCTGA
- a CDS encoding VOC family protein produces MTALLPSTLPPSLLNDLSRFETELQQLAQQLELDLAAFDADHISLRCHQNSTAEQWRTALLACGSLLSENMINGRPICLFTLHQPLTVGPWQIDCVELPWPGSKHYPHEGWEHVELVLPGDPATLHPRALACLPDAALTAPGIKLKFSHPQGEHERLPNPTLAVTNGRVTLKFHPYRIQEIVASEQSAGQ; encoded by the coding sequence ATGACCGCTTTGTTACCGTCGACGCTTCCCCCCTCCTTATTGAATGACCTTTCCCGTTTTGAAACTGAACTTCAGCAACTCGCGCAGCAGCTCGAACTTGACCTTGCCGCGTTTGACGCCGACCACATTTCTCTGCGCTGTCATCAGAACAGTACGGCGGAGCAATGGCGTACGGCGCTGCTGGCCTGTGGGTCGTTGCTGTCGGAAAACATGATTAACGGCCGGCCTATCTGCCTGTTTACCCTTCATCAACCGTTAACAGTGGGACCGTGGCAAATTGATTGCGTGGAACTGCCGTGGCCGGGTAGTAAACATTATCCGCATGAAGGGTGGGAACACGTAGAGCTGGTATTGCCCGGCGACCCGGCCACTTTACATCCCCGTGCGCTGGCCTGCTTACCGGATGCAGCCCTGACCGCTCCCGGTATTAAACTGAAATTCAGTCATCCGCAGGGTGAACATGAACGCCTGCCCAATCCGACGCTGGCGGTGACTAACGGGCGGGTCACGCTGAAATTTCATCCCTATCGCATTCAGGAGATTGTGGCCAGCGAACAGTCGGCTGGTCAGTAG
- a CDS encoding phosphatase yields the protein MYPVDLHMHTVASTHAYSTLHDYVAEAKAKQIRLFAITDHGPDMADAPHYWHFINMRVWPRVVDGIGILRGIEANIKNLAGDIDCTGPMLDCMDLVIAGFHEPVFPPADRDTHTEAMIAAMAQGAVHIISHPGNPKFPIDIRAVAQAAAKYNVALELNNSSFTHSRQGSESNCRAVAEAVRDAGGYLALGSDSHIAWSLGEFPHCERIMRDVDFPQDRVLNVSPRRVLDFLELRGKPAIPEFANL from the coding sequence ATGTATCCCGTCGATTTACACATGCACACCGTCGCCAGTACCCACGCCTACAGCACCCTGCATGACTACGTGGCCGAAGCCAAAGCCAAACAGATCCGCCTGTTTGCCATTACCGATCACGGCCCGGATATGGCGGATGCGCCGCACTACTGGCACTTCATCAATATGCGCGTCTGGCCGCGTGTCGTGGACGGCATCGGCATCCTGCGCGGCATTGAAGCCAACATCAAGAATCTGGCGGGCGATATTGATTGCACCGGACCGATGCTGGATTGCATGGATCTGGTTATCGCCGGTTTCCACGAGCCGGTGTTTCCTCCGGCGGACCGCGATACCCATACCGAAGCGATGATTGCCGCGATGGCGCAGGGCGCGGTGCATATCATCAGCCATCCCGGCAACCCGAAGTTCCCGATCGATATCCGTGCGGTTGCGCAGGCCGCCGCCAAATACAACGTGGCGCTGGAACTGAATAACTCGTCTTTTACCCATTCTCGTCAGGGCAGCGAGTCGAATTGCCGTGCGGTGGCCGAAGCGGTGCGTGATGCCGGTGGTTATCTGGCGCTGGGGTCGGATTCGCATATCGCCTGGTCGCTGGGCGAATTTCCGCATTGTGAACGCATTATGCGGGACGTTGATTTTCCGCAGGATCGCGTGTTGAATGTCAGCCCGCGCCGGGTGCTGGATTTTCTGGAACTGCGCGGGAAACCCGCGATCCCGGAGTTTGCGAATTTGTGA
- the cutC gene encoding copper homeostasis protein CutC, which translates to MPMLEVCCYSLDCALTAQQAGADRVELCAAQREGGLTPGYGVLRQARETLVIPVHPMVRPRGGDFCYSHQEFTAMLYDIDQIRSMGFPGLVVGILDEEGHIDMARMRQVMARCEGLAVTFHRAFDMCLNPRLALNQLADLGVARVLTSGQQQSAENGLTLLRELNAASCGPIIMAGAGVRLTNLHKFRACGIQELHTSAGQWLPSPMRYRKLGVTLCSETEMDEFQHYCVDGDVVAAMKNALSPEPAPSATSAS; encoded by the coding sequence ATGCCAATGTTGGAGGTCTGCTGTTATAGCCTGGATTGCGCGCTGACGGCACAGCAGGCGGGAGCTGATCGGGTAGAACTCTGCGCTGCGCAACGTGAGGGCGGTTTGACGCCTGGGTATGGCGTATTGCGACAGGCGCGGGAAACGCTCGTCATTCCGGTGCACCCGATGGTGCGGCCGCGTGGGGGCGACTTTTGTTACAGTCATCAGGAGTTTACGGCGATGCTGTATGACATCGATCAGATCAGGTCGATGGGGTTTCCGGGGTTGGTGGTGGGGATTCTGGATGAGGAAGGGCATATTGATATGGCGCGTATGCGGCAGGTTATGGCACGGTGCGAAGGGCTGGCGGTAACGTTCCATCGTGCGTTCGACATGTGCCTGAACCCTCGTCTGGCGCTGAATCAGCTGGCGGATTTGGGCGTCGCCCGCGTACTGACTTCCGGCCAACAGCAAAGCGCCGAAAATGGGTTAACATTGTTACGGGAACTTAATGCGGCCAGTTGTGGTCCTATCATTATGGCAGGAGCGGGTGTACGACTGACCAACCTGCATAAGTTCCGCGCCTGTGGTATTCAGGAATTGCACACCTCGGCAGGCCAATGGTTGCCATCGCCGATGCGTTATCGCAAATTGGGTGTCACACTCTGTTCCGAAACTGAAATGGATGAATTCCAGCACTACTGTGTTGATGGTGATGTCGTGGCGGCCATGAAAAACGCCTTGAGCCCGGAACCGGCTCCCTCTGCGACATCCGCCTCCTAG
- the mdtH gene encoding multidrug efflux MFS transporter MdtH: MSLMTQARSLGKYFLLLDNMLVVLGFFVVFPLISIRFVDQMGWAALTVGIALGLRQLTQQGLGIFGGAIADRFGAKPMIVTGMLLRASGFVFMALATTPLMLILSCVLSALGGTLFEPPRNAMVIKLTRPHERSRFFSLLMMQDNAGAVIGALLGSWLMQYNFSVVCWVGASVFVLVAALNALLLPAYRISTIRTPIREGMMRVMRDRRFVVYVLTLTGYFMLGVQVLLMMPIMVNELAGTPSAVKWMYAIEAALSLTLLYPIARWSEKRFRLEQRLMFGLFIMTLSLIPMGMITSLQWLLGLIGLFYIGSIIAEPARETLGASLADARARGSYMGFSRMGLALGGALGYSGGGWLFDTGKALGQPALPWCMLGIIGMLTMAALYWQFHLKRIEPAMLNEH, from the coding sequence ATGTCATTGATGACGCAGGCCCGCAGCCTGGGTAAATATTTTCTACTGCTGGATAACATGCTGGTGGTATTAGGTTTCTTCGTGGTATTCCCGTTGATTTCCATTCGCTTTGTCGACCAGATGGGCTGGGCGGCGCTGACCGTCGGGATCGCGCTCGGCCTGCGTCAGCTCACCCAGCAGGGGCTCGGCATTTTCGGCGGCGCCATCGCCGACCGTTTCGGCGCCAAACCGATGATTGTCACCGGCATGCTGCTGCGCGCCTCCGGTTTTGTGTTCATGGCCTTGGCCACCACGCCGCTGATGCTGATTCTCTCCTGCGTGCTGTCGGCGCTGGGCGGTACGTTGTTCGAGCCGCCGCGCAACGCGATGGTCATCAAGTTGACCCGTCCGCACGAACGCAGCCGTTTCTTTTCGCTGTTAATGATGCAGGACAACGCCGGAGCGGTGATCGGCGCGCTGCTCGGTAGCTGGCTGATGCAATACAACTTTTCGGTAGTGTGCTGGGTCGGCGCGTCGGTATTCGTGCTGGTGGCCGCGCTGAATGCCCTGCTGCTACCCGCCTATCGCATTTCCACCATTCGTACTCCCATTCGCGAAGGAATGATGCGGGTGATGCGCGACCGTCGCTTCGTTGTCTATGTGCTGACGCTGACCGGCTACTTCATGCTGGGCGTGCAGGTGTTGTTGATGATGCCGATCATGGTTAACGAACTGGCGGGTACGCCGTCCGCGGTGAAATGGATGTACGCCATTGAAGCGGCGCTGTCGCTGACGCTGCTTTACCCCATCGCCCGCTGGAGCGAAAAACGCTTCCGTCTGGAACAGCGGCTGATGTTCGGGTTGTTCATCATGACCCTGAGCCTGATTCCGATGGGCATGATCACCAGTTTGCAATGGCTGCTGGGCCTGATCGGGCTGTTTTACATTGGCTCCATCATCGCCGAACCGGCGCGGGAAACGCTGGGCGCATCGCTGGCCGACGCCCGCGCCCGCGGCAGCTATATGGGGTTCAGCCGTATGGGGCTGGCGCTGGGCGGCGCGCTCGGCTACAGCGGCGGCGGCTGGTTGTTCGATACCGGAAAGGCGCTCGGCCAGCCGGCCTTGCCCTGGTGCATGCTGGGCATCATCGGTATGTTGACCATGGCCGCCCTGTACTGGCAGTTCCACTTAAAGCGCATCGAACCCGCCATGCTGAACGAGCACTGA
- the grxB gene encoding glutaredoxin 2, with translation MKLFVYEHCPFCVKARMIFGLKQLPVEVSVLSNEDEATPISMVGQKMVPILQKEDGSYMPESLDIVKYIDALDGKPVLTGPTNSAIDAWIRRVYEYAPRLLIPRFSRADFEEFATDAGRNYFIHKKEGQIGSFDTHFSQTGALIGQLEGDLQALAPLIVSPQACNGKLSLDDINLFALLRSLTIIADVNVPAAVAAYCDTLSQNADIDLLIEQAQ, from the coding sequence ATGAAACTGTTTGTCTATGAACATTGTCCTTTCTGCGTAAAGGCACGCATGATTTTCGGCCTGAAACAGTTGCCGGTGGAAGTATCCGTGTTGTCCAACGAGGATGAAGCCACGCCGATTTCGATGGTCGGTCAGAAAATGGTGCCGATTCTGCAAAAAGAGGACGGCAGCTACATGCCGGAAAGCCTGGATATTGTGAAATACATCGACGCGCTGGACGGCAAACCGGTACTGACCGGCCCGACCAACTCGGCTATCGACGCCTGGATTCGCCGCGTGTATGAATACGCGCCGCGCCTGCTGATTCCACGCTTCTCCCGCGCCGATTTCGAAGAGTTCGCCACCGACGCCGGCCGCAACTACTTTATTCACAAGAAAGAGGGGCAAATCGGCAGCTTCGATACCCACTTCAGCCAGACGGGCGCGCTGATCGGCCAACTGGAAGGCGACCTGCAAGCGCTGGCACCGCTGATTGTTTCGCCGCAGGCTTGCAACGGCAAGCTATCGCTGGATGACATCAATCTGTTCGCCCTGCTGCGCTCGCTGACCATCATCGCTGATGTCAATGTCCCGGCGGCCGTCGCCGCCTACTGCGACACCCTGTCTCAGAACGCCGACATCGACCTGCTGATCGAACAGGCGCAATAG